Within Negativicoccus succinicivorans, the genomic segment AGGACTTTTGTAATTGACTCGGGTCTGAATATTCAGACCCGCACATTGGCGTTAATTCATTGCATTGTTCAGTTTTCAAAGAACCGTGTCGCTTCATGCGACTTGATTATGATAGCATCTCTTTTCTTTGGTGTCAAGCCTTTTTTCGCACCTTTTTTGAAATTATCAGAAATGCTCTGCACCAACCGGATTGTTGATGCTTAAGTATCATATCACGCTAAATATACGTTGTCAAGAAACAGTCAATATTTACTCACTATTTCTTACATATAAAAAGGCGCCCATATGGACGCCCTTTTATATGTATCTTTAGAAGTATCGCAACCAAATGTATACTTGCCCAACAAATACGGTAAATAACATCATCGGGAAACCGACTATAAAGTATTTTTTAAAGCTCATATCGTAACCGTTTTGGGCTGCCAAGGCCGCAATAATAACCCCCGGCGAGGAGCCGATAATCGTGCCGTTACCGCCATAGCAAGCACCAATGGAGAGCGACCACCACAAAACATTGGGGTCAAGTCCCATTACGTTTTCCATCTCCTTAATGATCGGAATCATGGTTGCAGTAAACGGAATGTTATCCACAAAAGCGGAAGCTAAAGCACTGATCCAGAGAATCAAGGAAGATGTCATTTCGATGTTGCCTTGGGTCTGTTCCACAGCCCATTTCGCAACCCAACCGATAACACCGGTAGCCTCAATACCGCCGACAAGAACAAAGAGGCCGATGAAGAAGAAGATGGTGCTCCAATCTACACCGCTCAATGCTTCTTCCGGAGTCTCACCCGTAAAAACCATCATGGCAATCGCACCGGTAAGAGCGATCGTCGCTGTTTCGAATCCGATCAAATTATGAATGGCAAACCCGAATACTGTTAAAACCAAGACGGTTAACGAAATATGGAATAGCCGCCAATCGGCAATCTGCTTTTTCGGATCCAGTTTGTCTAAAAGCGATTTTTCAAAAGGTTCGTGTTTAAGTTCTTTACGAAAAACAAGTAGCAAAGTAGGTACACAGAGAAGCAATACAAACATAGCGATCGGGCCGGTATTGGTAACAAAGTCCATAAACGTTAAGCCAACGGCGCTGCCGATCATGACGTTCGGCGGGTCGCCTACCATCGTTCCTGTACCGCCGATATTGGAAGCCAGAATTTCCATGATCAGGAAAGGATAGGCATTAAGACGCAAAAATTTTGTTAACGAAATAGTGATCGGCGCGATTAGCAGTACTGCTGTGACGACATCCAAGAACGCTGCCGAAATTGCTGTTAAAAATGCAAACATCAACATCAACAGCAGCGAACGACCTTGTGTCAATTTGACGGCCCAAATAGCGAAGGCTTCGAACATCCCTGTCTTTTTAACGACAGCAACGATCATCATCATCCCGATTAAAAGGCCGAGTGTATTGAAGTCTATAAAACGGGTAATCGCCATTTCCTGCGTGACAAAGCCCACCAAAATCATTGTCATGCCGCCAACCAATGAAACAATCGTTCGCGGCCATTTCTCTGACATGATCACAGCGTAGGTTGTCACAAATATTAAAATTGACAAAGTAAACGCGCTAAACACTCCGCCTCAGCCCCTCATGATAATATTTTATGATATTATTAAAAATATTTTCATCTAGTACTATGCTCGTCTTACATTGTATAATTTAACGATTGAACTGTCAACGAAAACGGGCCAATTGCCTATTATCAGTGGACAATAATTACCTATAAGTAAAAAGCCTCTGCTTAGCAGAGGCTTGATGTGGTGATCCATCCGCGACTCGAACGCGGGACACCCTGATTAAAAGTCAGGTGCTCTACCAACTGAGCTAATGGATCATACTGGCAGGGGTAGGTGGATTCGAACCACCGTATGACGGAGTCAAAGTCCGTTGCCTTACCGCTTGGCGATACCCCTGTGGGGTGAGTAGTGGGAGTCGAACCCACGCATAACGGAGCCACAATCCGCCGTGTTAACCACTTCACCATACCCACCATGTCCGAATAAATCGGAACAGTTAACAGTTTACCATCTTGTTTGATTACTGTCAATATTTATTTAGAACTTGTCATCGGCGTTTCGTCCCTTGCCACCAAGTGACGCACAAATTCCGGTAATACAAATGCAGCTTTACCGATTTCCGTATTGTAATAACGACAATGCGGTAAACTTGGGGTTCGCCATTCCGATGCCAAAGGGTCCCGCGTTTTAGCTCCCAACGTAAAGGAATGATAGCCGCTGGGATACAACGGAATCGGTGCTGTATACAGACGGGTCATCGGAAAGCTTTTCGCAACCGCCTGTTGAACATCGAAAATTAACTGTTGATGGAAGAACGGCGATTCTGTTTGCTGCACCATGATGCCGTCTGCCTTTAAAGCCCGTGCACAAGCGGCATAAAATTCGGCGGTAAAAAGGCCTTTCCCGGGGCCAATGGGATCCGAGCAATCAACAATAATCACATCATATTCATTCTCTGCCGCTTCCACTTTGGCAATGCCGTCGCCGACAGTAACGGTTAATCGCGGATCATCTTGCAATAGCGCGGCCGCAATTTCGGGCAAGTATTTCTTAGCGATAGCAATCACAGCTGGGTCAATCTCAACCATTTCCACCGATTCGACTGTAGTATGACGCAACACTTCTCGCGCCGTACCGCCGTCACCGCCGCCCACAATCAGGATGCGGCGCGGCTGCGGATGCAGACATAAAGGGACATGGGTGATCATTTCGCTATACACCCACTCATCGGCGATAGAGGTTTGAAAAACGCCGTCCAAGATCAACATCCGACCAAATTGAATGCTGTCCGCCACGACAATGTGCTGAAATTCAGACTGCTCCTCATGCAAAATTTCCCGTGCAGCAAGGGAGAGTTTAACGGACGGACTTTGTTCTTCAGTGACCCACGCAGTTTGCGTTGCCGCCATCTTATGCCTCCCGGTCGATTTCACCCGCTGCGGAATCTGATGCTTCCGCTTCTATCTCTTGTATCGCTTGCGAATCCGCTTCTTCTACATCGGTAACGGTGAAAAGTTCTTCCTCGTTATTTTCTTCCGTCTCGGACACGGTTTCATAGTTTGCCATGCCTTGGGACGGATCCGCTACCATGGTATCCACCAACTCTAATTGCGATTCGAGCAACGAGCGTAATTTCGCTCGGAAAACGCTGATATCGGCCATGATTTGGTTGTATTGTTCCTGTGCGTTGCGTAATGAATCTGCCGTATCGCGGAGCATCTGTTCTTTCTCCGTTTCCGCTTTGGCAATGATCAATTCCGCTTCTTTGCGCGCATTGACTTTGACATTTTCCGCCGTTTCCTGCGCCATCATCAATGTAGATGTCATGGTCGTTTCCATCGTTTCGTAATTTTTCAATTTCGTGCGCAACATATCGGTTTCTTCTTGCATTTCCCGATGTTCGCGGTAAATTTTTTCATAGTCGTTAACGACTTCTTCCAGAAACTGTTCGACTTCCTCCTGCGCATAGCCGCGCAAGCCTTTGGAAAAAGTTTTATTATGAATATCCATCGGTGTTAACATTTGGTTTCCTCCCGTTATTGATATCGTTCCAAACGCAAACCGGTCCGCCCTTTACGACTGGTACCGGTAATCTCTGCCACGACCAAACGACCGCGGCCTCGTACTGAAATAACATCGCCCTGTGCGACAATTTGCGCAGGTCCCTTGGCCCGTTGCCAATTGACTTGTACTTTTTCCGCACTGATGGCGGCTACCATTTTAGCGCGTGACATACCATAACCGGCAGCTCCGATCGCGTCAAGGCGCAAAGAGGCAACCGTCGTACGAACTTCTTTTACTTTTTCTATTTTAGGAACCAGGTCGGTCAACGGAATCTCTCGTGGCGTCACATTGACCATGGCAATTTTTTGCCAATTCTGTAGCAAATACGGCACAATCGCACGATCAACGACTACCTGCGCACATGTCGGCTGCATTAAAACATCGCCGAACACTTCCCGTTCCAATCCCAGCCCCATTAGTGATCCCAGCACATCACGGTGGCCAAGCAGCCGAAAACGCGGATCCCAGCTTGCTTCCACAGCGCTCAAATTCCAATCTATTTTGCCGGCGAATTCCGGTCGAAAAAATGCGATTTTAATACGTTCCGCGCCATGATACCCGCCGTTTTCCTCGACTTCCAAGCCGGGAAAGTGAGCGCGAATCGTGGTCGCGATCTGGCCGGCATACGGACTGACAAAATCACTGACGGCAAGCGGTCGGCGTGTCCGTACCTGATCCGCCAAGTCCAAAAGTCGATTGGCTAATTCTCCATTACCCGATCCGCTAAAATAGCGGCTGATCTTTTCGCGTTCATTCATGCGTCTGCGCCAACTCCCGATCACGCTCATAGCAGGCTACAACGCCCTCGATCAAAGCCGCACGCAAACCGTTTCGTTCCATCGCCTGAATACCCGCAATCGTCGTGCCGCCGGGAGAGGTTACCTGGTCCCGCAAGATCGCCGGATGGGTATTGCTCGTCAATTGCATTTTGGCAGCACCGAACAATGTCTGGGCCGCGGCTTTGATGGCCAGCTTGCGCGGCAAGCCGATTCGTACGCCTGCATCCGCCAGCGCATCCATAATGACGTAGACATACGCGGGACCCGCACCTGCCAGCGCCATCATCGCGGTTAATTCCGCTTCGCTAACGACAACCGTTTCGCCCAACGCGGCAAAAATGGATTCTACCAGTGCGACATCGTCTTTTGCTACATCGTCCGACGGTGCGATGGAAATCATTCCCGCGGCCACATCGACCGGTGTATTCGGCATCACACGTATGACGGACAGATTCGTTGTACCCCATTCGTGAAGTTTCGCAAGCGTCGTTCCCGCGGCAATCGACACGATGACACCCTGCGATTTCGCCGCCGCAAGTTCCGACAATACTTCTTTCACCTTGTACGGCTTGACCGCGATGATAACTACATCGCAGGTCGCAAGTGTCGACCAATCCGCTTTGTTAACACCGTAGCGTTCCGCCACTTCCTGCGTTTTGACAGGAGTATGCTCCCGCACGTAAACATCATTAGTCGCCACAACTTTGCCGGCTAAAATGCCGCGCAAAATCGCGCCCCCCATGGCGCCTACGCCAATAATTCCCAGTTTTGTCATTGCTGACGACTGCCCCAGGTGGGTGCTACGTCAGCGCTTAAGTTCGGAGTTGTCGTATAGGTATAGTTTTCCGTATCGACTGTCATGTTGTTCGGCACGGCGAGGAAAATGGCATTGCTGACTTGTTCGATATGACCTTCAAGTGCATAAGTAACACCGCTGACGAAGTCAATCAAACGACGACCGATTTCATCTTCCGTTTTTTCCAAGTTGATGACTACCGGACGATACGATTTCAAATGATCGGCAATTTTTTCAGAGTCACCGAAAGTATACGGTTCTACGACAATCATCCGATACGCTTTCGACTGCTGCACTGGTGTTGCTGCTGCCGGTGTGCGATAGTTCACACGGTCGTCTTCGTATTCTTCATCATCATCCATGTATTCATCATCATACTCGTCATGATTACCCGAAACACTATCCACCATACGATTCCAACTATCTCTCCAGCCCATTGTTCTCCTCCTTATTGTTCACGGCTACCGAAAATCGCGGTGCCGACGCGAACCAGGTTCGCTCCCTCTTCAATCGCCACTTCCATGTCATTACTCATGCCCATGGAAAGGTAGCGTATATCCTCTTCACCATAACGCTGACGCAAATCATCAAACACATTATACGCGACGCGAAAGACCGGGCGCACTTCTTCCGGATTTTCCACGAGCGGTGCCATGCACATCAGCCCGCGCAAACGGATATGAGACGCCCCCTCTACCGCGGCCAATATATCTTCATATTCCGACAATTTGAGTCCGTATTTTTGCGGTTCTTCCGCAATATTGAACTGCAGCAAAATGTCCTGCACTTTATCTATTTTTTCGGCCTGCTTTTGAATCGCCTCTAAGATACGCGCCGAGTCGACGGATTCAATTAAATCAAAATATTGCACGGCTTGTGCGGCTTTGTTTCGTTGCAGATGCCCGATTAAATGCCAGGAAATCGGTGCACCGGTATATTCCGCCTGCTTTTGTACCGCTTCCTGCACACGATTTTCGCCGACAACGGTCACTCCCAAGCGAACGGCCTCTTGCACCGCGGTAACCGGATGAAACTTGGTCACGGCGACCAATTGCACATGATCGACACGTCCCGAGCGAATCCGTGCGTTACGAATCCTTTCACGCACCGCCTCCAAATTCGCGGCGATATCCGTCATCTCATCACCTTCCTCTATTTTATTCCTTACTGTTTCACTTCCTAATATATACGACTATATCACAGATTATTATAGCAACTATTGCCAACAGTGACAAAACAAAAAGAAGAAATCGTAACAATTTCCTCTTTTTTATTGTTTTGAAAACACAGGTCATATCCATCCGCAGATGTCAACTTGCATTTGGCACCAAAAAGCACTTGCGATTGCAAGTGCCTTTTGGTTAGTCGCAAAGCTGCGCCGTCTTCGCCAGCTCCCCATCAATAGTAATTCCCAACGTGTTGGCAGCCGAACGACTGATCAACGGGGCTTGCGCTGCCGGCAACTCAATGGCAAGCGTTTGCGGTTGCGCATTTCCTTTCAGAATTTTAACCGCCATTTTACCGGCACGATAACCGATCTGATAATAATCCACGGAAAGGGCTGCCAGTGCGCCTTCCCGCACATAACTTGCGGCCGCACCGATGACCGGAATGCGGGCGGCGTTCGTCACGTTAATCAACGTCGGTAAGGCAGATGCAATGACGTTGTCCGTCGGTACGTAAATCACATCGACACGACCGCACAATGCCTGTGCGACTTGTGCCAAATCGTTGACATTGCTAACCGTTGCCTCCGTCACACTGAGCCCTTCGGCTTGCGCTGCGGTCACAAAACTTTTCGCCTGTAACTCACTGTTGATTTCGCCGGAATTATAAATGATCCCAACCCGTTTGGCAGTCGGCAATAATCGTTGCAACAATTGTACCTGCTCCGCTTCCGGTGTCCGATCACTTGTCCCGGTGACATTCGTACCCGGCGTTGCATTTGTTTTCACGAGTTTCGCCGATTCATAATCGGAAACGGCTGTCCCGACGATCGGAATCGTCGCCGTTTCGTTCGCCATTGTCTGCGCCGCCGGTGTCGAAATCGCTCCGATCAGATGCACATTTTGGCTGACAAAACGCTGCGCGATCGCTTTCAGATTGGATTGTTCGCCTTGCGCATTTTCCTGCATAATGGTAATCGCTTTAGCGGGGTACGCTTCTTGGAGCGCTGCAACGAAACCGCGATTCGCCTCATCCAGCGACGGATGTTGCGCTATTTGAACAATGCCTACGACCGGATTGTCTGTGCCTTGCACATCCGTCGTTTTGCCGAAAAATTGAGTGCCCACCGCGACTATGCCTACCACTCCCAAAATAACTGCCCAACGTTTACTGCTCCATTGCATTTTTTTCACGCTCCCTCTAAATAAAAACGTCCCTTCGCCAAGAAGGGACGACGGGACGCGGTCGCGGTACCACCCTAATTATCAAACAAAAAAGGATGGCACCCAGGGACGGAAAACTCCGCGGTACCACCCTAATTATCATTTGATCAACTCATGACGCATTAACGACCGTCACGCCGTTCCCGCCTACTTATTTCAGCGGGAAAGCTCCGGAAAGAACTTCGGCGACCAATTCGTACCGTCTTGCACCATCCGCCGGCTCTCTGTGACTCATTGATAGCGTACTTTTTTCCTTCATTGCCATTGACTTGTAAATTTTTCATATTGTAACAAACGAAATTTTATTTGTCAAATGATTTGGTAAATATTTCTTTATATTTGCCGTAACCCGCTTCATCCAGCTGCTCATACGGAATAAATCGTAATGCGGCAGAGTTAATACAATACCGCAAACCGGTCTCTGTCGGCCCATCAGGAAATACATGTCCTAAATGCCCACCGTTGCTGCGCACTTCCGTACGGGGCATGACCGGGATGCTCGTATCGCGATGTTCGCTGACCGGCGCATCGCCAAGCGTCCGATCAAAGCTCGGCCAGCCGCAGCCGGCATCAAATTTATCTTCACTCGAAAAAAGTGGCTCTCCGGTGACCACGTCTACGTACAGTCCCGGTGCTTCCTGATCCCAAAATTCATTTTGAAACGGCGGTTCGGTCGCATTTTCTTGTGTGACACGATACTGCATATCGGTCAGATGCGCCAGTTGGCTCGGCTTTTCTTTCATAGCTCCTCCAAAAAATCACGAATCGCAGGATTTTCCTTCATCGCGGTAAGCTCTGCGTCAGTCGGTAAAGTGACTTTATCTCGCTCCTGATTAACCAGGCATAAAAAGCCGAGCGCTTCGCCGCGGTTCGCGCGAAATTGATGCCATTGCCAAGCAGGAATGGTAATCAGATCACCGAATGACACCGCCTGCACTTCATCCCCCAACAGCGCCGTGCCTTTGCCCCTAAAAATCATTACCCAATGCGTGTGTTGATGGTGCTCGAGTGTGGAATATCCGCCCGGTGCCACCTCAAAGTAGCGCCACTGGCAGGGAATATCTTCGGCACCGTCAAATAATACCTGTCGGGTAACGGAGCGAAACGGACTGTTGTCTTCTTTATATACCAATTGGGAAACATCATCCCAACAGTAATCTTTATGTTTACGAATCATGGTAACCTCCGTACATATTATCGCACAGACCTTTCTTTCTGCAAAATCGAATCCATTCATGCTATAATCAAAAAAGAATGAAAGGATGATCGGATTGGAATTTTTATTGTACCTCTTGCTGGGGGCACTCGTAGCGGCATTTGGAACATTGATCGGTGCCGGCGGCGGCATTATATTTGTCCCGCTTTTTTTATTTATGTTCCCCTGGTCACCGGCAATGATCACCGGTACCTCGCTGGCGATCGTTTTTTGTAATGCGGCCTCAGGTACTGTCGCGTACATGCGGCAAAAGCGTATTCATTACGAGGCCGCTGTGCTGTTTGCCGTTTGCACCTTGCCCGGTGCGATTTTGGGTGCGATCCTCACCGATTACTTTTCGGGCGCATTATTCAAGCTCACCTTCGGCAGTTTTTTAACGCTACTTTCGCTTTTTATTCTTTGGCAAAATCGTCGTAAAAAAG encodes:
- the speE gene encoding polyamine aminopropyltransferase, coding for MAATQTAWVTEEQSPSVKLSLAAREILHEEQSEFQHIVVADSIQFGRMLILDGVFQTSIADEWVYSEMITHVPLCLHPQPRRILIVGGGDGGTAREVLRHTTVESVEMVEIDPAVIAIAKKYLPEIAAALLQDDPRLTVTVGDGIAKVEAAENEYDVIIVDCSDPIGPGKGLFTAEFYAACARALKADGIMVQQTESPFFHQQLIFDVQQAVAKSFPMTRLYTAPIPLYPSGYHSFTLGAKTRDPLASEWRTPSLPHCRYYNTEIGKAAFVLPEFVRHLVARDETPMTSSK
- a CDS encoding ABC transporter substrate-binding protein, which encodes MQWSSKRWAVILGVVGIVAVGTQFFGKTTDVQGTDNPVVGIVQIAQHPSLDEANRGFVAALQEAYPAKAITIMQENAQGEQSNLKAIAQRFVSQNVHLIGAISTPAAQTMANETATIPIVGTAVSDYESAKLVKTNATPGTNVTGTSDRTPEAEQVQLLQRLLPTAKRVGIIYNSGEINSELQAKSFVTAAQAEGLSVTEATVSNVNDLAQVAQALCGRVDVIYVPTDNVIASALPTLINVTNAARIPVIGAAASYVREGALAALSVDYYQIGYRAGKMAVKILKGNAQPQTLAIELPAAQAPLISRSAANTLGITIDGELAKTAQLCD
- a CDS encoding YggS family pyridoxal phosphate-dependent enzyme, coding for MTDIAANLEAVRERIRNARIRSGRVDHVQLVAVTKFHPVTAVQEAVRLGVTVVGENRVQEAVQKQAEYTGAPISWHLIGHLQRNKAAQAVQYFDLIESVDSARILEAIQKQAEKIDKVQDILLQFNIAEEPQKYGLKLSEYEDILAAVEGASHIRLRGLMCMAPLVENPEEVRPVFRVAYNVFDDLRQRYGEEDIRYLSMGMSNDMEVAIEEGANLVRVGTAIFGSREQ
- the msrB gene encoding peptide-methionine (R)-S-oxide reductase MsrB, producing MKEKPSQLAHLTDMQYRVTQENATEPPFQNEFWDQEAPGLYVDVVTGEPLFSSEDKFDAGCGWPSFDRTLGDAPVSEHRDTSIPVMPRTEVRSNGGHLGHVFPDGPTETGLRYCINSAALRFIPYEQLDEAGYGKYKEIFTKSFDK
- a CDS encoding DivIVA domain-containing protein; this translates as MLTPMDIHNKTFSKGLRGYAQEEVEQFLEEVVNDYEKIYREHREMQEETDMLRTKLKNYETMETTMTSTLMMAQETAENVKVNARKEAELIIAKAETEKEQMLRDTADSLRNAQEQYNQIMADISVFRAKLRSLLESQLELVDTMVADPSQGMANYETVSETEENNEEELFTVTDVEEADSQAIQEIEAEASDSAAGEIDREA
- a CDS encoding RNA-binding protein, with product MNEREKISRYFSGSGNGELANRLLDLADQVRTRRPLAVSDFVSPYAGQIATTIRAHFPGLEVEENGGYHGAERIKIAFFRPEFAGKIDWNLSAVEASWDPRFRLLGHRDVLGSLMGLGLEREVFGDVLMQPTCAQVVVDRAIVPYLLQNWQKIAMVNVTPREIPLTDLVPKIEKVKEVRTTVASLRLDAIGAAGYGMSRAKMVAAISAEKVQVNWQRAKGPAQIVAQGDVISVRGRGRLVVAEITGTSRKGRTGLRLERYQ
- a CDS encoding cell division protein SepF, which encodes MGWRDSWNRMVDSVSGNHDEYDDEYMDDDEEYEDDRVNYRTPAAATPVQQSKAYRMIVVEPYTFGDSEKIADHLKSYRPVVINLEKTEDEIGRRLIDFVSGVTYALEGHIEQVSNAIFLAVPNNMTVDTENYTYTTTPNLSADVAPTWGSRQQ
- a CDS encoding ArsB/NhaD family transporter — encoded protein: MFSAFTLSILIFVTTYAVIMSEKWPRTIVSLVGGMTMILVGFVTQEMAITRFIDFNTLGLLIGMMMIVAVVKKTGMFEAFAIWAVKLTQGRSLLLMLMFAFLTAISAAFLDVVTAVLLIAPITISLTKFLRLNAYPFLIMEILASNIGGTGTMVGDPPNVMIGSAVGLTFMDFVTNTGPIAMFVLLLCVPTLLLVFRKELKHEPFEKSLLDKLDPKKQIADWRLFHISLTVLVLTVFGFAIHNLIGFETATIALTGAIAMMVFTGETPEEALSGVDWSTIFFFIGLFVLVGGIEATGVIGWVAKWAVEQTQGNIEMTSSLILWISALASAFVDNIPFTATMIPIIKEMENVMGLDPNVLWWSLSIGACYGGNGTIIGSSPGVIIAALAAQNGYDMSFKKYFIVGFPMMLFTVFVGQVYIWLRYF
- a CDS encoding cupin domain-containing protein, which gives rise to MIRKHKDYCWDDVSQLVYKEDNSPFRSVTRQVLFDGAEDIPCQWRYFEVAPGGYSTLEHHQHTHWVMIFRGKGTALLGDEVQAVSFGDLITIPAWQWHQFRANRGEALGFLCLVNQERDKVTLPTDAELTAMKENPAIRDFLEEL
- the proC gene encoding pyrroline-5-carboxylate reductase, which gives rise to MTKLGIIGVGAMGGAILRGILAGKVVATNDVYVREHTPVKTQEVAERYGVNKADWSTLATCDVVIIAVKPYKVKEVLSELAAAKSQGVIVSIAAGTTLAKLHEWGTTNLSVIRVMPNTPVDVAAGMISIAPSDDVAKDDVALVESIFAALGETVVVSEAELTAMMALAGAGPAYVYVIMDALADAGVRIGLPRKLAIKAAAQTLFGAAKMQLTSNTHPAILRDQVTSPGGTTIAGIQAMERNGLRAALIEGVVACYERDRELAQTHE